In Paralcaligenes sp. KSB-10, the following are encoded in one genomic region:
- a CDS encoding peroxidase-related enzyme (This protein belongs to a clade of uncharacterized proteins related to peroxidases such as the alkylhydroperoxidase AhpD.), which produces MPQPAHISALGVPDAATLDDDIKAVYQKCMDKLGLVPNVLSAYSLRPNKLRNFMAMYNELMLAPSGLSKLEREMVAVVVSSANHCYYCLVAHGQAVRQLSGDPELGEMMVMNYRVAKLDPRQRAMLDFAWKLTATPHLVVDDDRNQLRAVGLGSEDIFDLCDTVGFFNLSNRVAIGTDMMPNREYHGMNRPEPFIAPEKK; this is translated from the coding sequence ATGCCGCAACCCGCACACATTTCAGCCTTGGGGGTCCCTGACGCCGCCACCCTGGACGATGATATCAAGGCCGTGTACCAGAAGTGCATGGACAAGCTTGGCCTGGTTCCCAATGTACTTTCGGCCTACAGCCTGCGACCCAACAAGCTGCGCAATTTCATGGCCATGTACAACGAACTCATGCTTGCGCCGTCGGGGCTCAGCAAGCTTGAACGCGAAATGGTCGCGGTCGTGGTGTCGAGCGCGAACCACTGCTACTACTGCCTTGTTGCTCATGGCCAGGCGGTGCGCCAGTTGTCCGGCGACCCGGAACTCGGCGAAATGATGGTCATGAATTATCGGGTGGCGAAACTGGATCCGCGCCAGCGCGCCATGCTGGATTTCGCCTGGAAACTGACTGCGACTCCCCACCTCGTCGTCGACGACGATCGGAATCAGTTGCGTGCGGTGGGGCTTGGCTCCGAAGACATCTTCGATCTGTGCGACACAGTGGGCTTTTTCAACCTGTCGAACCGGGTTGCCATTGGTACGGACATGATGCCGAATCGCGAATATCACGGCATGAACCGTCCCGAACCTTTCATAGCTCCCGAAAAGAAGTGA
- a CDS encoding LysR family transcriptional regulator, giving the protein MSTIRFMRTFLAVARHGSFSDAAEHVALTQAAVSLQMRALEEEFGRQLFDRSGRLASLNAAGQEILPEIEHLLALYDRMRVPKPPPGQFVGNLTIGAIVSCMSILAKIVSELKSEHKELGIRLVSGKSSELSHKVQAGEIDAAFVVGVGKKWAGTRWKMLYQEPLRLITPSTVIGDDPREILRSHPFLRFDRTQHTGGQIDRVLKKMGVIPDDFLELNAIEQVLDLVGHGVGVTILPLLHTVKWNKAHKLRILPLPEDLGSTTRDIGMLERRDHRLQDATEMIFGRYSRSLTSFREL; this is encoded by the coding sequence ATGAGTACCATACGCTTCATGCGCACGTTCCTGGCTGTGGCCCGTCATGGATCCTTTTCCGACGCCGCGGAACATGTCGCCCTGACCCAGGCGGCGGTCAGTTTGCAGATGCGTGCTCTGGAAGAAGAGTTTGGCCGCCAGTTGTTCGATCGCAGCGGCAGGTTGGCTTCGCTCAACGCAGCGGGCCAGGAAATCCTGCCCGAAATCGAGCATCTGCTTGCGCTTTACGACCGTATGCGAGTGCCCAAGCCGCCGCCGGGGCAGTTCGTCGGGAATTTGACCATCGGCGCCATCGTCTCCTGCATGAGTATCCTGGCAAAAATCGTGTCGGAACTCAAGAGCGAGCATAAGGAGTTGGGAATACGCCTGGTCTCGGGCAAATCCAGCGAGCTGAGCCACAAAGTCCAGGCCGGCGAGATCGATGCGGCGTTCGTGGTGGGCGTCGGCAAGAAGTGGGCCGGCACCCGATGGAAAATGCTTTATCAGGAGCCTTTGCGGCTCATCACCCCGAGCACTGTCATTGGCGATGACCCCAGGGAGATCCTGAGAAGCCACCCTTTTCTGCGCTTTGACCGCACCCAGCATACCGGAGGTCAAATAGACCGGGTTTTAAAAAAAATGGGAGTCATTCCCGACGACTTTCTCGAGCTGAACGCCATCGAGCAGGTGCTGGATCTGGTCGGACACGGTGTCGGCGTTACGATCCTGCCCCTGCTTCACACCGTGAAGTGGAACAAAGCCCATAAGCTGCGGATCCTGCCCTTGCCCGAGGATCTGGGTTCAACTACCCGCGATATCGGCATGCTCGAACGCCGCGACCACCGTTTGCAGGACGCCACTGAAATGATTTTTGGGCGCTATTCGCGCAGCCTCACTTCTTTTCGGGAGCTATGA
- a CDS encoding hydantoinase B/oxoprolinase family protein produces the protein MMPSSVLQPDRGIAPPRVDPVTLEIVRNGLKAVAQRITRRMIRSANSFIVKEMEDCSASILDTHGQLLAEEAGPPIQLNTVGICLKTILEHYFPLEAWKPGDVVITNDPYAGGESLAATHTNDYLAFHPLFFEGRLVAFSGLMVHHFDIGGMNMGTRGWGTEIYQEGLRIPPLKIVEGTELDTKVMDIILTNTRTRDMLENDVISQIASVKVAADDVLELFRKYGAQTMQACFTELINYSERRTREVLAEIPDGIYRHQEPLLDDGAKGGPYYLRLAIIKQGSDVTLDFSGTDAQVKGPINSPLATTLAAVYYAMRCVTDASIPSTEGCKRPIHVIAPPGTLVNARAPAAVYQRMIVCHTIVDLVMGALAQAIPERVMADSCGCLYNYTIATQPGSGARTVFGEVVPGGIGATARADGIEVVACHVTNCHIPPSEAIEMESPVLYLRREMRCDSGGAGRFRGGVGQILSYKILGGDPELQHTSQKSVSLPQGVAGGHAGDGGRWVINEGLPGERQLQHAIGDIESLAEGDTVTHYTPGGGGYGDPFSREVDAVRRDVRSGFISLACAERDYGIRFDAKNLDVVELLR, from the coding sequence ATGATGCCGTCTTCCGTACTACAGCCGGATCGCGGGATTGCGCCGCCGCGCGTCGATCCCGTCACACTGGAGATCGTTCGCAATGGCCTGAAAGCCGTTGCCCAGCGCATCACGCGCCGTATGATCCGCTCCGCAAATTCCTTCATCGTGAAGGAAATGGAGGATTGTTCGGCATCGATTCTGGACACGCATGGGCAACTCCTGGCCGAGGAGGCGGGGCCGCCCATTCAACTGAATACCGTGGGTATTTGCCTGAAGACGATCCTGGAGCACTATTTTCCGCTGGAGGCATGGAAGCCTGGCGATGTGGTCATTACCAACGATCCTTATGCCGGCGGTGAATCGCTGGCGGCGACCCACACGAACGATTACCTTGCGTTCCATCCTTTGTTTTTCGAGGGTCGCCTGGTTGCGTTTTCCGGGTTGATGGTGCATCACTTTGACATTGGCGGCATGAACATGGGTACCCGTGGCTGGGGCACCGAGATCTACCAGGAGGGGCTGCGCATTCCACCCTTGAAAATAGTCGAAGGTACGGAGCTTGATACCAAGGTCATGGATATCATCCTGACCAATACACGCACGCGGGACATGTTGGAAAACGATGTCATCTCGCAAATTGCCAGCGTCAAGGTGGCGGCCGATGATGTGCTCGAGCTGTTCCGGAAATATGGAGCGCAGACGATGCAGGCCTGCTTCACCGAGTTGATCAACTACTCGGAGCGGCGCACGCGAGAGGTTTTGGCCGAGATTCCCGATGGCATTTATCGGCATCAGGAGCCTTTGCTGGACGATGGGGCAAAAGGGGGGCCGTACTATCTGCGCCTGGCCATCATTAAACAGGGCAGCGATGTCACGCTTGATTTCAGCGGCACCGATGCCCAGGTCAAAGGCCCCATCAACAGTCCGCTGGCGACCACCCTGGCCGCTGTCTACTATGCCATGCGATGCGTGACCGACGCCTCGATCCCCAGCACCGAAGGTTGCAAGCGGCCCATCCACGTGATTGCGCCGCCGGGTACGCTGGTCAATGCGCGCGCGCCCGCGGCCGTGTACCAACGCATGATTGTCTGCCACACCATTGTCGATCTCGTCATGGGCGCTTTGGCGCAGGCCATTCCCGAGCGTGTCATGGCGGATTCCTGCGGCTGCCTCTACAACTACACCATCGCCACGCAGCCGGGAAGCGGGGCGCGTACGGTTTTCGGTGAAGTGGTGCCTGGAGGAATCGGCGCCACCGCTCGGGCCGACGGCATCGAAGTTGTCGCCTGCCATGTGACCAATTGCCATATTCCGCCCAGCGAAGCCATCGAGATGGAATCGCCCGTACTTTACCTGCGCCGTGAAATGCGCTGCGACTCGGGGGGGGCGGGGCGTTTTCGCGGGGGTGTGGGCCAGATTCTTTCGTACAAAATTCTTGGTGGCGATCCTGAATTGCAGCATACCTCGCAGAAATCGGTATCGCTGCCTCAAGGCGTTGCGGGAGGCCATGCGGGAGACGGCGGTCGCTGGGTCATCAACGAAGGCCTGCCCGGCGAGCGTCAACTGCAACACGCCATTGGGGATATCGAGTCTTTGGCGGAAGGCGACACGGTCACTCACTACACCCCGGGCGGCGGAGGTTATGGCGATCCGTTCAGCCGCGAAGTCGATGCCGTGCGGCGAGACGTACGCAGCGGTTTTATTTCCCTGGCCTGCGCGGAAAGGGATTACGGCATCCGGTTTGATGCAAAAAACCTTGATGTCGTTGAGCTATTGCGATGA
- a CDS encoding tripartite tricarboxylate transporter substrate binding protein, which translates to MKILRNMLLLMLFGTPLANTALAAGPSAGSYPDRPIRLVVPWAAGGFTDTLGRLLADKMSKSTGQPVIVENRPGASGSIGSEHVSRAAPDGYTLLLNTSDAFVYAINSTVNPTPSYDPLKDFTQISLIATQPVYLAVGSKVPAHNVAEFVKMAKANPGGVSFGSSGEGSAVHLAMELFSAAAGIKMIHVPYKGINPALLDVLAGRVQAIFISYQGAGSYFETGKLRPLAITSLERSAITPKVPTLAESGYPDFKLMLWYEIVAPKGTPRAVVEKINHVLKAALDAPDLRQKLTAANTTPVGGTPEQAQAFLVDELAKWKGAVKAAKNTP; encoded by the coding sequence ATGAAGATCCTACGCAATATGCTGTTGCTTATGTTGTTTGGCACCCCTTTGGCCAATACGGCGCTCGCGGCCGGCCCGTCGGCGGGCAGTTATCCCGACCGGCCCATCCGCCTTGTTGTACCCTGGGCGGCAGGCGGCTTCACCGATACACTGGGGCGGCTGCTTGCCGACAAGATGTCGAAGAGCACCGGGCAACCCGTCATTGTTGAAAACCGTCCCGGCGCGAGCGGCAGCATAGGCAGCGAGCATGTGAGCCGGGCCGCGCCGGATGGCTACACGCTGCTGCTCAATACCAGCGATGCCTTTGTTTACGCGATCAATAGCACGGTCAATCCAACTCCCAGTTATGATCCGCTGAAAGATTTCACGCAGATTTCCTTGATCGCCACACAACCCGTGTATCTGGCCGTGGGCAGCAAAGTGCCGGCGCACAATGTCGCGGAGTTCGTCAAGATGGCCAAGGCGAATCCGGGTGGCGTGAGCTTTGGTTCTTCAGGCGAAGGTTCCGCCGTGCACCTGGCTATGGAACTGTTCAGCGCCGCGGCCGGGATAAAAATGATACATGTGCCTTACAAGGGAATAAATCCGGCATTGCTGGACGTTCTCGCGGGCCGGGTCCAGGCCATATTCATCAGCTATCAGGGGGCTGGCAGTTATTTCGAAACCGGTAAATTGCGGCCCTTGGCAATCACTTCCCTGGAGCGTTCGGCCATAACGCCAAAAGTCCCGACCCTCGCCGAATCCGGCTACCCGGATTTCAAATTGATGCTGTGGTACGAAATTGTTGCGCCCAAGGGAACGCCGCGTGCGGTGGTTGAAAAAATCAATCATGTGCTCAAGGCCGCCCTGGACGCGCCAGATCTCAGGCAAAAACTGACAGCGGCGAACACCACGCCGGTGGGTGGTACGCCCGAGCAGGCGCAGGCCTTTCTGGTCGACGAGCTTGCAAAATGGAAGGGTGCGGTCAAAGCGGCCAAAAATACTCCCTAG
- a CDS encoding hydantoinase/oxoprolinase family protein, with product MAKSTYSEKQGQIAIGVDTGGTHTDLVLAGQGKLVTLKVPSTREDLSIGIIAGMAKIIEIAGVSMQAIDCFVYGSTFVTNLFVEGKETGVGLITTEGFRDVLEIGRASRKPDVYDIHWRPAAPLVPRQLRFGALERIDHLGRIVTPLDEASVCEALRALAAARVDSIAVCLLHAYANPLHERRIAELAAEICPEIDISLSSDVVREFREFERTSTTCVSSFIKKPITLHLQGLKQALAQSGVPAVPFIMRGNGGISTFDMASQAPTAITHSGVMGGIVGATALAAACGIKNLITLDMGGTSADVSLITNGAPVLANRSRIGSHPLLVPTLDMVTIGAGGGSIAWVDGGTALRVGPHSAGSAPGPACYGQGGDCPTVTDANLVAGRLNADYFLGGARSLQFRLAFDAIEQKIARPLGMTVDDAALGIIAIAEAHMANAIRLVTVDRGLDPRDFTLVAFGGAGALHAVRLAEALSIRKVLIPPAPGNMSAMGLLCADVRHDYARTIVLKVGPAIAPQLAAMFDEMLIEAQAALAEDGVEPDARSCTLSVDLRYQGQNYELTLPLSRSELADGFDELVARFNAQHRQVYGYNLAGREVQTVNVRVTAIGASSHARWPDHAFSDAPPAPVGRRELLVEANKRLAAPVYRFDDLSAGQEVGGPAIVEYAGGTLFLAPGWSAGFDSMMNAHLTHAQPTLASIADVQLSGKEYV from the coding sequence ATGGCAAAGAGCACATATTCCGAGAAGCAGGGCCAAATAGCGATTGGTGTCGATACCGGAGGCACGCATACTGATCTGGTGCTGGCCGGCCAGGGCAAGCTGGTGACATTGAAGGTGCCGAGTACACGCGAGGACTTAAGCATAGGCATTATCGCCGGGATGGCAAAAATCATCGAGATTGCGGGCGTGTCCATGCAGGCAATCGATTGCTTTGTCTATGGCAGCACATTCGTCACAAATCTGTTTGTGGAAGGGAAAGAAACAGGTGTCGGCCTGATTACCACCGAAGGCTTTCGAGATGTGCTCGAAATCGGTCGAGCGTCGCGCAAACCAGACGTCTATGACATTCATTGGCGGCCGGCGGCTCCGCTGGTACCGCGCCAGTTGCGCTTCGGCGCACTGGAGCGGATCGATCATCTGGGGCGCATCGTTACCCCGCTTGACGAGGCAAGCGTGTGCGAGGCATTGCGCGCGCTTGCCGCGGCCCGTGTCGACAGCATTGCGGTTTGCCTTTTGCATGCTTACGCCAATCCATTGCATGAACGCCGCATTGCGGAACTGGCTGCCGAAATTTGCCCGGAGATCGACATTTCCTTGTCTTCCGACGTGGTGCGGGAGTTCCGTGAATTCGAACGTACCAGTACCACCTGCGTCAGCTCCTTTATCAAGAAACCCATTACTTTGCACTTGCAAGGGCTGAAACAGGCGCTTGCACAAAGCGGCGTACCCGCAGTGCCTTTCATCATGCGCGGCAACGGTGGCATATCGACCTTCGATATGGCATCGCAGGCTCCCACCGCCATCACCCACTCCGGTGTAATGGGAGGCATAGTCGGAGCCACCGCTCTTGCTGCGGCCTGCGGCATCAAGAACCTCATCACGCTGGACATGGGAGGGACGAGCGCCGATGTGTCTTTGATCACCAATGGTGCGCCGGTCCTGGCCAATCGCAGCCGCATAGGTTCACATCCATTGCTTGTTCCGACACTCGACATGGTTACCATCGGCGCCGGTGGAGGTTCGATTGCGTGGGTGGATGGTGGAACGGCGCTGCGTGTCGGCCCGCACAGCGCCGGTTCGGCTCCCGGCCCTGCCTGTTATGGGCAGGGCGGCGATTGCCCCACGGTCACAGATGCCAATCTGGTCGCCGGCCGCCTCAATGCCGACTATTTCCTGGGCGGAGCGCGGAGTTTGCAATTTCGGCTCGCTTTCGATGCTATCGAGCAAAAAATCGCCAGGCCGCTTGGCATGACGGTGGACGATGCGGCGTTGGGCATTATTGCCATAGCCGAGGCGCATATGGCCAATGCGATTCGTCTGGTAACGGTTGATCGCGGCCTGGATCCTCGCGACTTTACCCTGGTGGCATTCGGCGGGGCCGGAGCGCTGCATGCGGTCCGGTTGGCCGAGGCCTTATCGATACGCAAAGTCCTGATCCCTCCCGCTCCGGGCAATATGTCGGCCATGGGCTTGTTATGCGCCGACGTTCGCCACGACTACGCGCGGACCATCGTTCTCAAGGTTGGGCCGGCGATTGCGCCGCAGCTTGCAGCCATGTTCGATGAAATGCTGATCGAAGCCCAAGCTGCCCTTGCCGAGGACGGTGTCGAGCCTGATGCGCGCAGTTGCACGCTATCGGTCGATCTGCGGTATCAAGGCCAGAATTATGAACTGACATTGCCCTTGTCCAGATCGGAGCTGGCCGACGGCTTCGATGAGCTGGTGGCGCGGTTCAATGCCCAGCACCGGCAGGTCTATGGCTACAACCTGGCGGGCCGCGAAGTCCAGACCGTGAATGTGCGTGTGACGGCAATAGGTGCAAGCTCGCATGCTCGTTGGCCCGATCACGCCTTCTCGGATGCGCCCCCCGCCCCGGTCGGCCGGCGCGAACTGTTGGTCGAGGCGAATAAGCGCCTGGCGGCGCCTGTCTATCGTTTCGACGATCTGAGTGCCGGACAGGAAGTCGGCGGTCCAGCCATTGTCGAGTATGCGGGCGGAACCTTGTTTCTCGCGCCAGGCTGGAGCGCAGGCTTTGATTCGATGATGAATGCCCATTTGACTCACGCGCAGCCCACCCTCGCATCCATCGCAGATGTCCAATTATCAGGCAAGGAGTATGTATGA
- a CDS encoding gamma-glutamyltransferase family protein: MKNFNWTNPYPSIRAPLFARNVVSTSHPLAAQAGLRMMLKGGNAVDAVIAAAATMVLVEPVSCGIGGDCFAILWDGKKLHGLNSSGVAPAAWNVEYFKRKHGVDSNGQANQPIRGWDSATVPGVVAGWAALHEKFGKLPFEVLFEPAIEIAERGYAVPPIVAGKWAKAAKELKDQPGYAQAFMPEGRAPEVGEHFRFPDAAVTLKRIAQSRGRDFYEGELAEKIAAFSRAGNGAMTLDDLRNYRPEWVEPISRNYHGYTLHEIPPNGQGIAALMALGIAEHFDLRNMPVDSVQSQHVQIEAMKLAFADLYRYVSEPRTMDITPLQMLDDNYLDSRAKLIRLDKAGTYAAGRPYAGGTIYLTAADESGMMVSFIQSNYMGFGSGVVVPGTGISMQNRGVGFSMDPASPNVVGGGKRPFHTIIPGFLSKDGKPVMSFGVMGGDMQPQGHLQTVVRMIDYDQQPQAACCAPRWKVNRDFTLDIEPNMNAGTVEGLKSLGHKFKSVYDPYMDFGAGQFIWRMSEDDNEKGYVAASDSRRDGQAVGF; this comes from the coding sequence ATGAAAAACTTTAACTGGACCAATCCTTACCCTTCCATTCGCGCCCCCCTGTTTGCGCGCAATGTGGTTTCAACCTCGCACCCGCTGGCGGCGCAAGCGGGATTGCGCATGATGCTCAAAGGCGGCAATGCGGTTGATGCGGTGATTGCCGCGGCCGCCACGATGGTACTGGTCGAGCCGGTTTCCTGCGGAATCGGCGGGGATTGCTTCGCGATCTTGTGGGATGGCAAAAAGCTGCATGGCCTGAATTCATCCGGCGTGGCGCCGGCGGCCTGGAATGTCGAGTACTTCAAGCGCAAGCATGGCGTCGACAGCAATGGCCAGGCCAATCAGCCGATACGCGGATGGGATTCCGCCACCGTACCTGGTGTCGTGGCGGGCTGGGCAGCCTTGCATGAAAAGTTCGGCAAACTGCCTTTCGAGGTTTTGTTCGAGCCGGCGATCGAAATCGCCGAACGGGGCTATGCCGTTCCGCCGATCGTGGCGGGAAAATGGGCCAAGGCGGCAAAAGAGCTGAAAGACCAGCCGGGCTATGCCCAGGCATTCATGCCCGAGGGCCGTGCCCCCGAAGTAGGAGAGCATTTCCGTTTTCCCGATGCCGCCGTCACGCTGAAGCGCATTGCCCAAAGCCGCGGGCGCGATTTTTATGAAGGCGAGCTGGCCGAGAAGATCGCCGCGTTCAGCCGTGCAGGCAATGGCGCCATGACACTCGACGATTTGCGCAACTACCGGCCGGAATGGGTCGAACCCATATCCAGGAACTATCATGGCTATACGCTCCATGAAATCCCTCCCAATGGCCAGGGCATTGCGGCCTTGATGGCTTTGGGGATTGCCGAACATTTCGACCTGCGCAATATGCCGGTCGATTCCGTGCAGTCGCAGCATGTCCAGATCGAAGCGATGAAACTGGCCTTCGCCGATTTATACCGTTATGTGTCCGAACCGCGCACCATGGACATCACGCCGCTGCAGATGCTGGACGACAATTACCTCGACAGCCGGGCCAAGCTGATTCGCCTGGACAAGGCCGGGACCTACGCGGCCGGCCGGCCGTATGCGGGAGGCACCATCTATCTGACAGCCGCCGATGAAAGCGGCATGATGGTTTCGTTCATTCAGTCGAACTATATGGGCTTCGGCTCAGGCGTCGTGGTGCCGGGCACCGGGATCAGCATGCAGAACCGCGGAGTCGGATTTTCCATGGACCCCGCCTCGCCCAATGTGGTCGGAGGAGGCAAGCGGCCGTTCCATACCATTATTCCCGGATTCCTCAGCAAAGATGGCAAGCCGGTCATGAGCTTCGGCGTCATGGGGGGCGATATGCAGCCCCAGGGGCATTTGCAGACCGTTGTGCGCATGATCGATTACGATCAGCAGCCTCAGGCCGCCTGCTGCGCTCCGCGCTGGAAAGTGAACCGCGACTTTACCCTCGATATCGAGCCGAACATGAACGCCGGCACGGTCGAAGGCTTGAAGTCTCTTGGACATAAATTCAAGTCTGTTTATGATCCCTATATGGATTTCGGCGCCGGGCAGTTTATCTGGCGCATGTCCGAGGACGACAACGAGAAGGGGTATGTGGCGGCCAGCGACAGCCGGCGCGACGGTCAGGCCGTCGGGTTTTAA
- a CDS encoding FAD-binding oxidoreductase: protein MHSSGISNREVVVIGAGIIGAATALVLQRQGFSVTLVDKGPPGMECSYGNGGAISPDFCVPASLPGMLKRVPRWLADPSGPLVIRWGRLPVVLPWMVRWIRAGSIDRVEAAATALRALHAPSLTAYARLLGPEAAGLIETTGQIYVWKSERAGPTETLARALREKHGVQTQALDAAQIRQLDPQLAPGFTKGLFFSDNGHTVNPLRLVQTLVDLFQQIGGRLRRAEVLGLERQAKAVKFVCCDDGVKLAADAVVIAAGMRSRELAALLGDSIPLEAERGYHVMLPDPHVRPAIKISNRDLMFGLTPMEHGVRIAGTVEFAKPNAPMDEQRARALLANAKRMYPGLNTDGATFWMGSRPSTPDSLPVIDRASTAPNVIYAFGHGHTGLTGAPMTAELTCQLLSGARSAIDISPYRLSRF from the coding sequence ATGCATTCATCCGGCATTTCCAATCGTGAAGTCGTTGTCATCGGTGCAGGCATTATTGGCGCAGCGACTGCGCTGGTTTTGCAGCGGCAGGGGTTCTCGGTCACTTTGGTCGACAAAGGGCCGCCCGGAATGGAGTGTTCGTACGGTAACGGCGGCGCGATCAGCCCCGATTTCTGCGTTCCCGCTTCCTTGCCCGGAATGCTGAAAAGAGTCCCGCGGTGGCTGGCAGATCCGTCCGGCCCGCTTGTAATCCGCTGGGGCCGCTTGCCTGTGGTGCTGCCATGGATGGTGCGCTGGATTCGCGCCGGCAGCATCGATCGCGTCGAGGCTGCCGCCACGGCCCTGAGGGCGTTGCACGCCCCTAGCCTGACCGCCTATGCCCGCCTCCTGGGCCCGGAAGCCGCGGGCCTGATTGAAACGACAGGGCAGATTTATGTTTGGAAAAGCGAGCGCGCCGGTCCCACCGAAACACTCGCCCGCGCCCTGCGCGAGAAACACGGTGTCCAGACCCAGGCACTGGACGCGGCCCAGATCCGGCAGCTGGATCCGCAGCTTGCCCCTGGTTTTACGAAAGGTCTGTTTTTTTCCGATAACGGCCACACAGTAAATCCGCTGCGTCTGGTCCAGACTCTGGTCGATTTGTTTCAGCAGATCGGTGGGCGCTTGAGGCGCGCGGAGGTGCTTGGTTTGGAGCGTCAGGCGAAGGCGGTGAAGTTCGTTTGTTGCGACGACGGTGTGAAGCTGGCGGCCGATGCGGTCGTCATCGCGGCGGGTATGCGTTCCCGTGAATTGGCGGCATTGCTGGGCGATTCGATTCCGCTTGAGGCTGAGCGCGGCTACCACGTCATGCTTCCCGATCCGCATGTGCGCCCCGCCATAAAAATCAGCAACCGGGACCTGATGTTCGGCCTGACACCCATGGAGCATGGTGTGCGTATTGCCGGTACGGTTGAGTTTGCCAAACCGAATGCTCCGATGGATGAGCAGCGCGCCAGGGCCTTGCTGGCAAACGCGAAACGCATGTATCCCGGCTTGAATACCGATGGAGCGACGTTCTGGATGGGTTCCAGGCCTTCGACGCCCGATAGCCTGCCGGTCATCGATCGGGCGAGCACTGCTCCCAACGTCATTTATGCATTCGGACATGGGCACACCGGTTTGACTGGAGCGCCGATGACGGCCGAACTGACCTGCCAGTTGCTTTCCGGGGCAAGGTCCGCGATTGATATTTCGCCATATCGTTTAAGCCGGTTTTGA
- a CDS encoding aspartate/glutamate racemase family protein, whose protein sequence is MKTIGLLGGMSWESTVPYYTIINTVIKKRLGDLHSAKIVLYSVDFQEIETFQHEGDWAAAGDYLGKCAQALQKAGADFVVVCTNTMHKVASRIQETGGLPVLHIADATAHAIKNSKLGKVGLLGTRFTMEQEFYKGYIESHHGLKILVPDAEDRNLVHKIIYEELCLGIISDSSRKEYLRIIETLTRQGAEGIILGCTEIGLLIKAADVAVPVFDTAAIHAEAAALHALL, encoded by the coding sequence ATGAAAACCATAGGCTTGCTGGGCGGAATGAGCTGGGAGTCCACTGTTCCCTATTACACGATCATCAACACCGTCATCAAGAAACGGCTGGGCGATCTGCATTCGGCAAAAATCGTTTTGTATAGCGTTGATTTCCAGGAAATCGAAACCTTTCAGCACGAGGGCGACTGGGCGGCCGCTGGCGATTATCTCGGAAAATGCGCGCAAGCCCTGCAAAAGGCCGGAGCGGATTTCGTGGTCGTCTGCACCAATACCATGCACAAGGTTGCTTCCCGAATACAGGAAACAGGGGGCTTGCCGGTGTTGCACATCGCCGACGCAACGGCGCATGCAATCAAGAACAGCAAGCTCGGAAAAGTCGGCTTGCTGGGTACGCGATTCACGATGGAGCAGGAGTTTTATAAAGGCTACATCGAATCGCACCATGGCTTGAAGATTCTGGTTCCCGATGCGGAAGACAGAAACCTCGTGCACAAGATCATCTACGAAGAACTTTGCCTGGGCATTATTTCCGACTCGTCCAGGAAAGAATATCTGCGGATCATCGAAACCCTGACCCGACAGGGGGCCGAAGGCATTATTCTGGGGTGCACGGAGATTGGCCTGCTGATCAAAGCCGCCGATGTGGCTGTTCCCGTTTTCGATACCGCCGCCATCCATGCGGAAGCCGCGGCGCTTCACGCCTTGCTGTAG